A part of Cannabis sativa cultivar Pink pepper isolate KNU-18-1 chromosome 6, ASM2916894v1, whole genome shotgun sequence genomic DNA contains:
- the LOC115724920 gene encoding uncharacterized protein LOC115724920 — translation MHGMWLYLKENVKCGKHTDVLCSSEKCSNKHSFTPLNKNLVPDSQLVHPIRELIYRKNYSQTRLYELEIGDPSRKIVEIIFQKASLDHSKSTTRIKSILKVKNSTQTLDSFEKYRDKVKMIADHRCTKNPRNIVDGNEQLRFYGTTMSCRRERSKRVSELCKNPNCRVCRILQSNFHIDYTTNNGIHLSSSSDEFREKVMKNTERAVIVCRIIAGNESISNDDESTVCNSTGNEKGYNRSGNAIVWNPSAVLPCFVIIFT, via the exons ATGCATGGTATGTGGTTGTACTTGAAGGAGAATGTAAAGTGTGGGAAGCATACTGATGTGCTTTGTAGCTCTGAAAAATGTAGCAACAAACATAGCTTCACACCATTAAACAAGAACTTGGTTCCAGATTCTCAGTTAGTTCATCCTATTCGCGAACTTATTTACCGGAAAAACTACTCCCAAACACGTCTCTATG AGTTGGAGATTGGAGATCCATCAAGGAAAATTGTGGAGATAATATTCCAAAAAGCATCCTTGGATCACTCAAAGTCAACAACCCGGATAAAAAGCATTCTAAAGGTAAAGAACTCTACACAAACACTTGACAGTTTTGAGAAGTACAGAGACAAGGTGAAGATGATTGCGGACCATAGATGCACAAAGAATCCCAGAAACATTGTAGATGGAAATGAGCAACTCCGATTCTATGGCACGACAATGTCTTGTCGCAGGGAAAGGTCGAAGCGAGTTTCAGAGCTTTGCAAGAATCCCAATTGCAGAGTTTGCAGAATACTTCAATCGAATTTTCACATAGATTACACAACAAATAATGGAATtcatttgagttcaagtagtGATGAGTTCAGGGAGAAAGTGATGAAGAACACAGAAAGAGCAGTGATAGTTTGCAGAATCATTGCAGGAAACGAAAGCATCTCCAATGATGACGAGAGTACTGTGTGCAATTCAACTGGGAATGAAAAGGGATACAATAGGTCCGGGAATGCAATAGTGTGGAATCCCAGTGCTGTACTTCCATGTTTTGTcataatttttacatga
- the LOC115724919 gene encoding scarecrow-like transcription factor PAT1: protein MKESQSYRISNGSHRFLAQSDEDPESYCWAPIHNIDNLKAANDSQGSHLAVKTFTQYCTLESSSGTSSNPVQNSSSSVSFSPNGSPSSQPETQSYLTYQHLSPDNFCGSPVSHSCLTDDTDDLRHKIRELESVMQGTDSDFPEMYNISNQVEQNEVSLEGDNWGRLMDMLSASDLKGLLFICAQAVAENDKSTTEWLISELRQLVSVSGDPLQRLSAYMLEGLVAKMASSGSSIYKALRCKEPASAELFSYMHILYEICPYFKFGYMSANGAIAEAVKDESVVHIIDFQIVQGAQWMILIHALSTRPGGPPKMRITAIDDSTSAYARGGGLEIVGLRLSKIAESCKVPFEFNAVDTSVAEVQLEDLGVRPGEAIAVNFALMLHHMPDESVGSQTPNHRDRLLRLTKSLSPNVVTLVEQELNTNTAPFYSRFVETFNYYMAVFESLDVTLPREHKERINVEQHCLARDIVNVIACDGPERVERHEMLGKWRSRFTMAGFRPYPLSPLVNSTIKALLQNYSEKFTLEERDGALYLGWMDKAMISSCAWR, encoded by the coding sequence ATGAAAGAATCCCAGAGTTATAGAATTTCAAATGGCTCTCACAGGTTTTTGGCGCAGTCAGATGAAGACCCAGAGTCTTACTGTTGGGCTCCAATCCACAATATAGACAATCTTAAAGCTGCTAATGATAGCCAAGGCTCCCATCTTGCAGTGAAAACTTTTACACAGTATTGCACCCTTGAATCGTCTTCCGGGACAAGCAGTAACCCTGTTCAAAATTCTTCATCTTCTGTTAGTTTCTCACCCAATGGAAGCCCATCATCACAGCCTGAAACTCAGTCATACCTTACATACCAGCATCTTTCTCCCGACAATTTTTGTGGCTCTCCAGTGAGCCATTCTTGCTTAACAGATGATACTGATGACCTGAGGCACAAAATAAGGGAATTGGAAAGTGTTATGCAAGgaactgattcagatttccctgaaatgtataatatttcaaaCCAGGTTGAACAGAATGAGGTCTCATTAGAAGGAGACAATTGGGGACGATTGATGGACATGCTTTCTGCATCAGACTTGAAAGGTCTACTTTTTATTTGTGCTCAAGCAGTAGCTGAAAATGACAAGTCGACAACAGAGTGGTTGATCTCTGAATTACGTCAATTAGTGTCAGTTTCTGGTGATCCCCTCCAACGTTTGAGTGCTTACATGTTAGAAGGTCTTGTTGCAAAGATGGCTTCTTCAGGAAGTTCTATTTACAAAGCATTAAGATGCAAAGAGCCTGCTAGTGCTGAACTCTTCTCCTACATGCATATACTGTATGAAATCTGCCCCTACTTCAAATTTGGCTACATGTCAGCTAATGGGGCGATAGCTGAAGCCGTTAAGGATGAAAGTGTAGTTCACATCATTGACTTTCAGATTGTTCAGGGTGCTCAGTGGATGATTCTAATCCATGCTCTTTCAACTCGGCCTGGGGGACCACCAAAGATGAGGATCACTGCCATAGATGACTCTACATCTGCTTATGCAAGAGGAGGCGGTCTTGAAATTGTGGGATTGAGATTGTCAAAGATTGCAGAGTCATGTAAGGTACCTTTTGAGTTCAATGCTGTTGACACTTCTGTAGCTGAGGTTCAACTTGAGGACCTTGGGGTTCGACCTGGCGAGGCAATTGCAGTGAATTTTGCCTTGATGCTTCACCACATGCCAGATGAAAGTGTGGGCAGTCAGACTCCAAATCACCGGGACAGGCTGCTGAGGTTGACTAAGAGCTTGTCTCCAAATGTTGTAACCCTTGTTGAGCAAGAGCTGAACACCAATACAGCTCCCTTTTATTCTCGCTTTGTGGAGACATTTAACTATTACATGGCTGTTTTCGAGTCTCTTGATGTGACTCTGCCAAGGGAGCACAAGGAGCGGATCAATGTTGAGCAGCATTGTCTGGCACGAGACATTGTTAATGTGATAGCATGTGACGGGCCTGAAAGAGTAGAACGCCATGAGATGCTTGGGAAGTGGAGGTCCCGATTCACTATGGCAGGGTTTAGACCTTATCCGTTAAGCCCCTTGGTAAATTCTACTATAAAGGCGCTGCTTCAGAATTACAGTGAGAAGTTCACACTTGAAGAAAGGGATGGAGCTTTATATCTTGGCTGGATGGACAAAGCTATGATCTCTTCATGTGCATGGAGGTGA